A section of the Candidatus Binatia bacterium genome encodes:
- a CDS encoding heat-shock protein, translating to MSKSPRYIVGIDLGTTNSALAYVALDSDTPEARTLPIPQLVAPGTIESRGLLPSFLYLLRAEERSSPAFSTPWGGDPRFTLGEFARSRGVEVPDRLVASAKSWLCVDSVDRNAAILPWGSDSEVEKLSPVDASAAYLDHLRRVWDQHFPDAPLSEQEVLVGVPASFDPVARELTARAASRAGLGNVTLIEEPQAAFYAWLGARGERWREEIAAGDLVLVCDVGGGTTDFTLIRAQDESGQLVLNRVAVGNHILLGGDNMDLALAHAVRLRLERQGVALDTWQFRALVAACRQAKETLLSATGERAERVPLAILGRGRKLIGGTVRFELERTLAEEVLIEGFFPPCDPDTPPTEVEASLTEWGLPYSSDPAITRHLAAFLKRARTTAGETVGPPSAVLFHGGVFRSEPFQRRLLSVLRNWTGRADSPRVLPGADFEYAVAKGAAYYGYVRARGGVRIRGGLSHAYYLGVAAALPAVPGLQPPLKAYCVVPRGLEEGSEVDLPQREFALAVGRASEFRFFQSAVRSDAAGVLVDELGEEFQELPSVRGQLDWQGHTGERVPVHIRAKVNELGVLELWFVHRSGEPRWKLEFDLRASNPARHGQNA from the coding sequence GTGTCGAAGTCTCCACGATATATCGTCGGTATCGATCTGGGCACGACGAATTCGGCCCTGGCTTACGTGGCCCTCGACAGCGACACACCGGAGGCCAGGACGCTGCCGATCCCTCAACTCGTCGCGCCGGGAACCATAGAGAGCCGCGGGCTCCTCCCATCCTTCTTGTACCTGCTGCGCGCTGAGGAGCGATCCTCACCCGCGTTTTCGACTCCTTGGGGTGGCGACCCGCGATTTACGCTCGGCGAGTTCGCTCGCAGCAGAGGCGTCGAAGTGCCCGACCGCCTGGTTGCTTCCGCAAAGTCGTGGTTGTGCGTGGACTCTGTGGACCGTAACGCCGCCATTCTTCCGTGGGGCTCGGATTCCGAAGTGGAGAAACTTTCGCCGGTGGACGCGTCTGCTGCGTATCTGGACCACCTCCGGCGCGTTTGGGACCAGCACTTTCCGGACGCGCCCTTATCGGAACAAGAAGTGCTCGTGGGTGTTCCGGCCTCGTTCGATCCGGTGGCCCGGGAGTTAACCGCGCGCGCGGCGAGCCGCGCCGGCCTGGGGAATGTAACGCTGATCGAGGAGCCTCAAGCGGCCTTTTATGCTTGGCTGGGCGCGCGCGGCGAGCGCTGGCGTGAAGAGATTGCCGCAGGGGATTTGGTGCTCGTCTGCGATGTTGGCGGAGGCACGACCGATTTCACGCTGATTCGGGCACAAGATGAGAGTGGCCAACTCGTGCTGAATCGCGTGGCGGTGGGGAACCATATTCTTCTCGGCGGCGACAACATGGACCTGGCGTTAGCGCACGCTGTCCGCCTGCGGCTGGAAAGGCAAGGCGTCGCTCTCGATACCTGGCAGTTTCGTGCCTTGGTCGCTGCTTGTCGCCAAGCCAAGGAAACCCTACTGTCAGCTACGGGTGAGCGCGCAGAACGCGTGCCGCTCGCGATTCTGGGGCGCGGGCGAAAACTCATTGGGGGCACAGTTCGTTTCGAGCTCGAACGCACCCTCGCCGAGGAAGTGTTGATCGAAGGATTTTTCCCGCCCTGCGACCCCGACACCCCACCGACGGAGGTCGAGGCCAGCCTGACGGAATGGGGTCTACCTTATTCCTCGGATCCAGCCATTACCCGCCACCTAGCTGCATTTTTGAAGCGGGCCCGCACGACTGCTGGGGAAACGGTCGGCCCTCCCTCGGCTGTGTTGTTTCACGGTGGTGTCTTTCGCTCGGAACCGTTCCAGCGCCGCCTGCTGTCGGTTCTCCGGAATTGGACAGGCCGCGCCGATAGCCCGCGCGTACTCCCGGGAGCCGATTTCGAGTATGCCGTCGCCAAGGGGGCCGCGTACTATGGCTATGTCCGCGCGCGCGGTGGCGTGCGGATTCGCGGCGGACTGTCGCACGCCTACTATCTCGGTGTTGCGGCGGCCTTGCCTGCCGTTCCTGGACTACAACCGCCGTTGAAGGCATATTGCGTCGTGCCACGAGGTCTCGAAGAGGGCAGCGAGGTAGACCTACCCCAGCGGGAATTTGCCCTTGCCGTGGGGCGGGCAAGCGAGTTCCGCTTTTTTCAAAGCGCGGTCCGAAGCGACGCAGCCGGGGTTCTGGTCGACGAGCTCGGCGAGGAATTCCAAGAACTCCCTTCTGTGCGGGGACAACTAGACTGGCAGGGGCACACCGGGGAGCGCGTGCCGGTGCACATTCGGGCAAAAGTGAACGAGCTGGGCGTGCTCGAACTGTGGTTCGTACACCGCAGCGGCGAGCCGCGCTGGAAACTGGAGTTCGATCTTCGCGCATCGAACCCGGCAAGGCACGGCCAAAACGCATGA
- a CDS encoding lipid A biosynthesis acyltransferase yields the protein MRTVDAAPCIRPENTWRDVRNRLEYLAFRAAVGMFAALPRPWAVRLGAWLGALAYFIAWPLRKAGLTHLSWAFPERRPEEHRRILRAAARNLGRMAAEVCHFGHLTPETVRNYVQIADPARWQAAIQRPEGQGLVVLTAHFGNWELLAHIHGLLGVPVTLIHRPMRNPFVNEWLIRWRARAGTRSIAKKAAAKEALRVLRSGGILAIPADQNQRYSFGVFVDFFGKPACTTTGPVRLAEHAGAPIVPVFLRRVGESDRHVVEVLDPIELVHTGNAEGDLVENTQRCSRAIEEMIRRYPEQWIWFHRRWKTRPPGEASTQARV from the coding sequence GTGAGAACCGTCGATGCTGCCCCGTGCATCCGACCGGAGAACACTTGGAGAGACGTGCGCAATCGCTTGGAATACTTGGCGTTTCGCGCTGCGGTCGGCATGTTTGCCGCGCTGCCGCGTCCGTGGGCGGTGCGGTTAGGAGCATGGCTGGGCGCGCTTGCTTACTTCATCGCCTGGCCGTTACGCAAAGCAGGGCTCACGCACCTTAGTTGGGCATTTCCCGAACGGCGCCCGGAGGAGCATCGCCGAATTCTTCGCGCCGCCGCGCGCAATCTCGGACGCATGGCTGCGGAGGTGTGCCATTTCGGCCATCTCACCCCCGAGACTGTGCGCAACTACGTTCAAATTGCCGACCCGGCACGGTGGCAGGCCGCTATTCAGCGGCCGGAAGGCCAAGGTTTGGTGGTACTCACCGCCCACTTTGGCAACTGGGAGCTCCTTGCACATATTCACGGCCTGCTCGGGGTGCCAGTTACCTTGATCCACCGGCCCATGAGGAATCCGTTCGTCAACGAGTGGCTGATTCGCTGGCGAGCCCGCGCGGGTACACGGTCCATCGCGAAAAAAGCCGCCGCCAAAGAAGCGCTGCGCGTTCTGCGTTCAGGGGGCATTCTGGCGATACCGGCTGATCAGAACCAACGGTACAGCTTTGGCGTGTTCGTGGACTTCTTCGGGAAGCCCGCATGCACGACCACGGGGCCGGTCCGCTTAGCCGAACATGCGGGGGCTCCGATCGTGCCGGTGTTCCTGCGCCGGGTGGGTGAGAGCGATCGGCACGTGGTCGAAGTGCTCGATCCCATCGAGCTCGTTCACACCGGCAATGCCGAGGGAGATCTGGTGGAAAACACGCAGCGATGCAGCCGGGCGATTGAAGAGATGATTCGAAGATATCCCGAACAGTGGATTTGGTTCCACCGGCGCTGGAAAACCCGCCCACCCGGTGAGGCTTCGACGCAAGCCCGCGTGTGA
- the kdsD gene encoding arabinose-5-phosphate isomerase: protein MALAQGRRVLEIEARAVRALADRLDLRFVQAVDLLVSCRGKIVVTGMGKSGIVCRKIAATLSSTGSPAVFLHAAEAAHGDAGVFVKGDAVLALSHSGETEEVLRLLPIVKRLRLPLVAMTGNLQSSLARAADVVLDVSVEEEACPLGLAPTASTTAALALGDALAVALLERRGFRAEDFAVLHPAGALGRRFLRVGDLMHTGEAVPRVRLEAPFRDVLTEITGKRLGITAVVDDAGRLVGVITDGDLRRALERLEDVRQARARDIMTAQPKVIAKDALAAHAVAEMERHSITALFILDEPSSRPAGVIHLHDLLKAGVV, encoded by the coding sequence ATGGCTCTGGCTCAGGGGCGTCGCGTGCTGGAAATCGAGGCCCGTGCGGTGCGAGCACTCGCCGATCGCCTGGACCTGCGCTTTGTTCAAGCCGTTGACCTGCTGGTGTCCTGCCGCGGCAAGATCGTAGTGACCGGGATGGGAAAATCGGGCATTGTGTGCCGCAAGATCGCGGCAACGTTGAGCAGCACGGGTTCGCCTGCAGTGTTCTTGCATGCGGCGGAAGCTGCGCATGGCGATGCCGGCGTATTCGTCAAGGGCGACGCTGTTTTGGCGCTCTCTCACAGTGGGGAAACCGAAGAGGTGTTGCGCTTGCTCCCGATCGTGAAACGACTGCGCTTGCCACTCGTAGCTATGACGGGGAATTTGCAGTCGAGCTTAGCACGAGCGGCGGATGTCGTTTTGGACGTAAGCGTGGAGGAAGAAGCTTGCCCTCTGGGACTCGCCCCCACGGCAAGTACCACCGCTGCCCTGGCCCTGGGCGATGCTCTCGCAGTGGCATTGCTGGAGCGGCGGGGCTTTCGCGCGGAAGACTTTGCTGTGTTGCACCCTGCCGGAGCCCTAGGCCGGCGATTTTTGCGCGTCGGTGATCTCATGCATACGGGCGAGGCCGTGCCCAGAGTTCGTCTCGAAGCGCCATTCCGCGACGTGCTCACGGAAATCACCGGTAAGCGTCTGGGAATCACCGCAGTGGTCGATGACGCGGGGCGGCTGGTGGGGGTCATCACCGACGGAGACTTGCGCCGCGCGTTGGAAAGACTCGAAGACGTGCGCCAAGCTCGCGCACGCGACATCATGACGGCGCAACCCAAGGTGATCGCGAAGGATGCACTGGCTGCGCATGCAGTGGCGGAAATGGAACGACACTCTATCACCGCCCTCTTCATCCTCGATGAGCCCTCGTCGCGCCCGGCCGGGGTCATTCACCTGCACGATTTGCTCAAGGCCGGAGTCGTTTGA
- a CDS encoding peptidyl-tRNA hydrolase, producing MTDPIFPVSPQKAEALRQRMERLGIREEDLEESFVRARGKGGQHVNKASTAVQLLHRPTGIRVRCEQERSQGLNRYRARQILCDRVERKLLGEQSAEAQRIAKIRRQKKRRSRRAQEKVLAEKRARAEVKALRAPLRLPEED from the coding sequence ATGACCGACCCCATTTTCCCTGTGAGTCCGCAGAAGGCGGAGGCCCTCCGCCAGCGAATGGAGCGGCTCGGGATCCGAGAGGAAGATTTGGAAGAGTCGTTCGTGCGCGCACGCGGCAAAGGCGGTCAGCACGTCAATAAGGCTTCCACCGCGGTGCAATTACTTCATCGGCCAACCGGCATCCGCGTACGCTGCGAACAAGAACGTTCCCAAGGGTTGAATCGCTATCGCGCGCGGCAAATTCTGTGCGACAGAGTCGAGCGGAAATTACTGGGAGAGCAGAGCGCCGAAGCGCAACGTATCGCGAAGATCCGCCGGCAGAAAAAGCGCCGATCGCGCCGGGCACAAGAAAAAGTTTTGGCCGAGAAACGGGCGCGCGCAGAGGTTAAAGCCTTACGAGCCCCGCTGCGCCTACCCGAAGAGGATTGA
- a CDS encoding serine protease — protein sequence MIHSRISGWWSVGRILRLVWTIGLGFNLAAALSPKTSPVAPSTPPASEALPVRSVAVIHVIRIDGGINPAVADFVHESIQVAHQAGAAALLIELDTPGGLLESTKDIVKDLLGAPLPVIVYVAPSGAGAASAGVFVTMAANIAAMAPGTNIGAAHPVGGGGENIEGDMRTKVENFVASLSKSIAQERGRNVEWAEKAVRESVSITEQEALALNVIDIVATSREDLIRQINGREVRVRQRTVSLRFDDVTFVEREMRLKQKVLNVLANPNVAYLLMMAGILGLYVEFTHPGLFFPGVAGAICLLLGFAALQVLPINYSGLALIILGIALLIAELFLPSFGTLGVGGIVAFVLGSLLLFDTAESDLTLDPTIVYAAASTLAAFTFIVGYLVMRTQRRRAALGREGMIGEIGEVRETIEPGRPGRVFVHGEYWTALADERLEPGTAVEVTEVQGLRLRVRRAAG from the coding sequence GTGATCCACTCACGCATTTCGGGCTGGTGGAGTGTGGGGCGGATCCTACGCCTGGTGTGGACGATCGGCCTCGGCTTCAACTTGGCCGCTGCGCTTTCGCCGAAGACCTCTCCAGTGGCACCCTCAACGCCGCCGGCCAGCGAGGCTCTGCCGGTCCGCAGCGTTGCCGTGATTCATGTCATCCGCATCGACGGAGGCATCAACCCGGCGGTAGCGGATTTCGTCCATGAGTCCATCCAGGTTGCGCATCAAGCCGGAGCAGCGGCGTTGTTGATCGAGCTCGACACCCCGGGAGGACTCTTGGAGTCCACCAAGGATATCGTGAAAGACCTTTTGGGCGCTCCACTGCCGGTCATCGTGTACGTTGCCCCGAGCGGAGCTGGGGCAGCATCGGCGGGAGTATTTGTCACCATGGCGGCGAACATTGCGGCGATGGCGCCGGGAACCAACATCGGTGCGGCCCATCCGGTAGGTGGTGGCGGAGAAAACATCGAGGGTGACATGCGCACGAAGGTAGAAAACTTCGTGGCGTCGTTGAGCAAGTCTATTGCCCAAGAGCGCGGCCGTAATGTGGAGTGGGCGGAAAAGGCCGTGCGAGAGAGCGTCTCGATTACCGAGCAGGAAGCGCTGGCCCTCAACGTTATCGACATCGTCGCCACAAGCCGGGAGGATTTGATTCGCCAAATCAACGGCCGCGAGGTGCGCGTGCGGCAGCGAACGGTTTCCCTCCGGTTCGACGATGTGACATTCGTCGAGCGGGAGATGCGGCTCAAGCAAAAGGTGCTCAACGTTCTCGCCAACCCCAATGTGGCCTACCTGCTGATGATGGCCGGCATCCTCGGACTTTATGTGGAGTTCACCCACCCTGGGTTGTTCTTCCCCGGGGTTGCGGGGGCAATTTGTTTGCTGCTCGGCTTCGCAGCGCTGCAAGTATTGCCGATCAACTACAGTGGGCTCGCCCTGATCATTTTGGGAATCGCCCTGTTGATCGCGGAGCTCTTTCTGCCGAGTTTTGGCACCTTGGGGGTCGGCGGCATCGTAGCCTTCGTGCTCGGCTCGCTATTGCTTTTCGATACGGCGGAGTCGGACCTGACGTTGGATCCGACGATTGTTTACGCGGCTGCCAGTACGCTGGCCGCCTTCACCTTCATTGTGGGCTATTTGGTCATGCGGACGCAGCGGCGCCGCGCCGCTCTGGGGCGAGAGGGCATGATCGGAGAAATCGGCGAGGTGCGGGAGACCATCGAGCCGGGAAGACCTGGGCGCGTCTTCGTACATGGCGAGTACTGGACGGCCCTGGCGGATGAACGGCTGGAACCCGGCACGGCGGTCGAGGTAACGGAGGTACAAGGTTTACGTTTGCGCGTACGGCGAGCGGCCGGTTAA
- a CDS encoding membrane protein, with amino-acid sequence MLGPLATIVLIGVVLLISGVKILKEFERGVIFRLGRLVGSRGPGLIYVIPLIEKMQRVDMRTVTMDVPPQDVITRDNVSVKVSAVLYFRVLDPNRAVVEVVDYLYATSQLAQTTLRSVCGQAELDELLAEREKINAKLQGILDAQTDPWGIKVITVEVKHIDLPQDMQRAMARQAEAERERRAKVINAEGEYQAAQRLAEASAMIAAHPVALQLRFLQTLTEMAAENNSTTIFPLPVDLLSPFLQPRPQPPNDLPAKES; translated from the coding sequence ATGCTCGGACCATTGGCGACCATCGTGCTCATTGGCGTGGTGCTTCTGATCAGCGGGGTCAAGATTCTCAAGGAGTTCGAACGCGGTGTCATCTTCCGGCTGGGCCGGCTGGTCGGCTCCAGAGGCCCGGGCCTCATTTACGTGATCCCGTTGATCGAAAAAATGCAGCGCGTCGATATGCGCACGGTCACGATGGACGTGCCGCCACAAGATGTCATTACCCGGGACAACGTGTCGGTGAAGGTCAGCGCGGTGTTGTACTTCCGAGTTCTCGACCCAAACCGTGCTGTCGTGGAGGTGGTGGACTACCTTTACGCGACCTCGCAATTGGCGCAGACGACGTTGCGCAGCGTGTGCGGCCAGGCAGAACTGGATGAACTTCTGGCCGAGCGGGAGAAGATCAACGCGAAGCTGCAAGGTATTCTGGATGCGCAGACGGATCCTTGGGGAATCAAGGTCATCACTGTCGAGGTGAAGCACATCGACCTGCCTCAGGACATGCAGCGCGCCATGGCTCGTCAAGCGGAAGCGGAGCGAGAGCGCCGCGCCAAAGTGATCAATGCCGAAGGCGAATACCAGGCCGCCCAACGCCTAGCAGAAGCGTCGGCGATGATTGCAGCTCATCCGGTGGCGCTGCAGTTGCGATTCCTCCAGACACTGACGGAAATGGCCGCGGAAAATAATTCCACGACAATTTTTCCGCTACCGGTGGACTTGCTCTCGCCGTTTTTGCAGCCGCGACCGCAACCCCCGAACGACCTGCCCGCGAAGGAGAGCTGA
- a CDS encoding lipid A biosynthesis acyltransferase: MKGRLLVGGVELALWLVDRLDLETALWLGERMGHAAYFVLPGTRRLARRHLEWTFGDVLPPGSRERILRAAFANFGRAFCELAKIEEIRTRRDELFVLEGQEHLDEVLRAGHGCIAVTGHIGNWELLAAYFAWRGIPVSAIARRVYVPRLHQMIVEWRRRQGVETIVRESPEAARAILRVLKTNGILAMLIDQDTHVPSISVPFFGRLARTPVAAAALAVRRELPAVPVFIQRDGKLRWRVRVRAPLYPNATLPLRERIRALTAALNRSLEEQIRANPAEWVWWHRRWRRSPIPNLDPDATLPYEAGA; this comes from the coding sequence TTGAAGGGTCGCTTGCTGGTCGGGGGCGTGGAACTCGCGCTTTGGCTTGTGGACCGCCTCGACCTCGAAACGGCGCTTTGGCTTGGCGAGCGCATGGGGCACGCGGCGTATTTTGTGCTTCCTGGCACTCGGCGTCTCGCCCGGCGGCATTTGGAGTGGACTTTTGGAGACGTGCTGCCACCCGGCAGCCGGGAGCGCATCCTGCGTGCCGCGTTTGCCAACTTCGGCCGTGCGTTTTGTGAGCTCGCAAAGATCGAGGAGATCCGCACCCGGCGGGACGAGCTGTTTGTGCTGGAAGGCCAAGAACACCTCGACGAAGTTCTCCGTGCTGGGCATGGGTGTATCGCCGTAACCGGCCACATCGGGAACTGGGAGCTACTTGCTGCCTATTTTGCGTGGCGCGGGATCCCCGTGTCCGCAATCGCTCGGCGTGTGTACGTGCCGCGGCTGCACCAAATGATCGTGGAGTGGCGGCGCCGCCAAGGTGTGGAAACCATCGTGCGCGAAAGCCCGGAAGCGGCACGAGCGATCCTGCGCGTGCTGAAAACCAATGGCATTCTCGCCATGCTGATTGACCAAGACACGCACGTGCCTTCCATCTCTGTCCCATTTTTTGGCCGCCTCGCGCGCACCCCTGTGGCTGCTGCAGCCCTCGCCGTCAGGCGCGAACTGCCGGCAGTTCCGGTGTTCATCCAGCGAGACGGCAAGCTCCGCTGGCGGGTGCGCGTACGGGCACCCCTCTATCCGAATGCCACCCTGCCGCTTCGAGAACGAATCCGGGCGCTGACCGCGGCCCTGAATCGCAGCCTCGAAGAGCAGATCCGTGCCAACCCAGCAGAGTGGGTTTGGTGGCACCGTCGCTGGCGGCGCAGTCCCATCCCAAACCTTGACCCTGACGCCACCTTACCATATGAAGCGGGGGCCTAG
- the kdsA gene encoding 2-dehydro-3-deoxyphosphooctonate aldolase, translating into MSCVIEIRALRIGGGAPFVFIGGPCVIESRDSTLRHAEALHTIGERARVPVIFKSSFDKANRTSLHSFRGPGLHEGVEILAQVRRDIGIPVLTDVHEIGQARLAAEVVDILQTPAFLVRQTDFLVDVARAGKPVNVKKGQFLAPWDMGPVVEKIRATGNHQILVTERGTTFGYNNLVVDFRSLTILRDLDVAVVFDAGHSVQLPGGRGDSSGGQRQFIRPLARAAVAIGIDALFLEVHEDPDHALSDGPNSYPLKNLEGLLIELREIDAQTKGL; encoded by the coding sequence ATGAGCTGCGTCATCGAAATTAGGGCACTCCGCATTGGCGGCGGAGCCCCCTTCGTGTTCATTGGCGGACCATGCGTAATCGAAAGCCGTGACAGCACCCTTCGGCATGCCGAGGCTTTGCATACAATCGGGGAGCGCGCGCGTGTGCCCGTTATCTTCAAGTCTTCTTTCGATAAAGCCAACAGAACCTCGCTTCACTCGTTCCGCGGCCCGGGACTCCACGAGGGGGTCGAGATTTTGGCTCAGGTCCGGCGGGACATCGGAATTCCCGTGTTGACGGATGTGCACGAAATCGGCCAGGCGCGTCTGGCCGCTGAAGTGGTGGACATTCTCCAGACACCCGCCTTCCTCGTGCGCCAGACCGACTTTCTTGTGGATGTCGCGCGAGCCGGCAAGCCGGTGAACGTGAAGAAGGGACAGTTTTTGGCGCCTTGGGACATGGGACCTGTGGTCGAGAAAATACGCGCTACTGGCAACCACCAGATTTTGGTGACCGAGAGAGGGACGACGTTCGGATACAATAACTTGGTGGTCGACTTTCGCTCGTTGACGATTCTCCGCGATCTGGACGTTGCGGTAGTCTTCGATGCCGGACACAGCGTGCAATTGCCGGGAGGTCGTGGAGACTCCTCTGGCGGACAGCGGCAATTTATTCGGCCGCTCGCTCGCGCCGCAGTCGCCATTGGCATTGACGCCCTGTTCTTGGAAGTACACGAGGATCCGGACCACGCCCTGAGTGACGGCCCGAATTCGTACCCGTTAAAGAACCTGGAAGGCTTGCTGATCGAACTGCGAGAGATCGATGCGCAGACCAAAGGACTCTAG
- a CDS encoding heat-shock protein, producing MSKQMGQYVVGIDLGTTNTAVAYADIREPEAEVRTLPLLQLVAEGEVAERRTLPSYLYIGGGAELPPGALGLPWDPQRSYAVGEFARRQGARVPSRLVSSAKSWLCHGGVDREAAILPWGSPPDVPKISPVEASARYLSHVREVWNERFPHAPLEHQQVVLTVPASFDEVARELTWSAAERSGLSNVVLLEEPQAALYAWLDVHRADREGILAGVGSILVVDVGGGTTDFSLVAVRWQGERLGLERIAVGDHILLGGDNIDMALARVLEQTWGERLDTQRFFALVQQCRVAKETLLGEESAPAYRVSLPGRGRSVIAGALSAQLDRDRVIQDLLDGFFPLVDLGTEVQVDSGAAVGEWGLPFAADPAVSKHLAAFLRKHVGENQEAPWPDAILFNGGALKPSVIRERLVELLVGWTGKRVRVLESVDLDLAVARGAAYYGLARAGKGIRIGGGAARTYYLAVERAASATPSLQALCVVPKGMEEGEEHELTNAPLTLIANRAVSFPLFASSTRTGDAAGALVDLQRNEVSALPPIRTVLRFGKKLETRELPVHLAVRLTEVGTLELWCVSRSTPHRWRLQFDLRDSNLPAAEEPKTEGELATSAEQTAEALQRLRSVFPTQGGGGGDPVRLVRAMEEILGSGKDAWPLAFLRDAWEALWEGREARKRSPEHEARWYNLAGFFLRPGFGTSGDAVRVDRLWRLRSEGIRFPKAAQVRAEWWSMWKRIAGGLQRAQQQQIFQEISPYLLPRLQKKREKLPRIGPQEIREYWQLLASCELLQPAQKAELGDALLALIARGKATPLELWSLGRLGARQPMYGPLNCVVPATKASDWVRTLLDLRWDHAEAYALAVLQLARRVGDRERDLPEELREQVAQKLQAAARDKRMAKLVREVHPIERAERARILDETLPIGLVWRDSPAAES from the coding sequence ATGAGCAAACAGATGGGCCAGTACGTTGTCGGAATCGATTTAGGCACCACCAACACGGCTGTCGCTTACGCCGATATTCGCGAGCCCGAGGCAGAGGTACGTACACTTCCGCTTCTCCAACTGGTTGCGGAAGGGGAGGTTGCGGAGCGACGCACCCTGCCCTCTTACCTGTACATCGGCGGCGGAGCCGAGTTGCCGCCGGGCGCACTGGGCCTGCCGTGGGACCCTCAGCGGAGTTACGCCGTGGGCGAGTTTGCCCGCCGACAAGGTGCCCGCGTGCCGAGTCGCCTGGTGTCGTCCGCGAAATCGTGGCTTTGTCACGGAGGCGTGGATCGAGAAGCGGCAATTTTGCCGTGGGGGAGTCCGCCAGATGTCCCGAAGATCTCACCGGTCGAAGCCTCGGCGCGTTACTTGAGTCACGTGCGCGAGGTGTGGAACGAACGCTTTCCACACGCGCCGCTCGAACACCAACAAGTCGTACTGACCGTGCCGGCTTCGTTCGACGAAGTCGCCCGCGAGCTCACCTGGTCAGCCGCGGAACGTTCCGGGTTGTCCAACGTAGTTTTGCTCGAAGAACCTCAAGCAGCGCTCTATGCTTGGCTCGACGTTCATCGAGCAGACCGGGAGGGTATACTCGCGGGTGTTGGCTCGATTCTGGTGGTGGACGTCGGGGGCGGGACGACCGATTTCAGCCTAGTGGCGGTGCGGTGGCAGGGAGAGCGGCTCGGCCTCGAACGAATTGCCGTTGGCGATCACATTTTGCTGGGCGGCGACAATATCGACATGGCCCTGGCGCGCGTCCTGGAGCAAACTTGGGGGGAGCGCTTAGACACGCAACGCTTTTTCGCCTTGGTGCAGCAGTGCCGGGTCGCAAAGGAAACGTTGCTGGGTGAGGAATCCGCTCCGGCTTATCGTGTTTCCCTGCCCGGACGCGGTCGCTCGGTGATTGCAGGAGCTCTGTCGGCACAGCTCGATCGCGACCGCGTGATTCAAGACCTGCTCGACGGTTTCTTTCCCCTGGTGGACCTCGGCACCGAGGTGCAGGTGGATTCAGGCGCGGCTGTGGGCGAGTGGGGACTTCCCTTCGCTGCCGATCCGGCCGTATCGAAACATCTGGCCGCCTTTCTTCGCAAACACGTCGGCGAAAACCAGGAGGCCCCATGGCCCGATGCGATTTTGTTCAACGGTGGGGCCCTCAAGCCGTCCGTCATTCGCGAGCGGCTCGTGGAGCTGCTCGTCGGTTGGACCGGCAAACGTGTGCGCGTATTGGAAAGCGTGGACCTCGATCTCGCGGTAGCTCGTGGAGCCGCGTATTACGGCTTGGCACGGGCTGGAAAGGGAATCCGGATCGGCGGAGGCGCCGCCCGCACGTATTACCTTGCCGTAGAGCGGGCAGCCTCCGCGACCCCATCACTCCAAGCCCTTTGTGTAGTTCCCAAGGGGATGGAGGAAGGCGAGGAGCACGAGCTCACCAATGCTCCGTTGACCCTGATCGCGAATCGAGCTGTGAGTTTTCCTCTATTTGCTTCATCGACTCGTACCGGTGACGCTGCCGGTGCTCTTGTGGATCTCCAGCGTAACGAAGTGTCCGCGCTGCCCCCGATCCGCACCGTGCTGCGGTTCGGTAAAAAACTCGAAACGCGCGAGCTCCCGGTGCATTTGGCTGTTCGTCTGACGGAGGTCGGTACGCTGGAGCTTTGGTGCGTATCTCGAAGCACTCCACATCGCTGGCGGCTTCAATTCGATTTGCGGGATTCGAACTTGCCTGCTGCGGAGGAGCCGAAGACCGAGGGCGAGCTGGCAACAAGTGCAGAACAAACGGCAGAAGCTTTGCAGCGGCTGCGCAGCGTTTTCCCAACCCAAGGTGGCGGTGGCGGGGATCCGGTTCGCCTGGTGCGCGCAATGGAAGAGATTTTGGGCAGCGGCAAGGATGCCTGGCCGCTGGCATTCCTGCGAGATGCCTGGGAGGCACTCTGGGAAGGTCGCGAAGCCCGCAAGCGAAGCCCAGAGCACGAGGCGCGCTGGTACAACCTAGCGGGATTTTTTCTGCGGCCCGGTTTTGGGACCTCAGGGGACGCGGTCCGGGTGGATCGCTTGTGGCGCTTGCGTTCCGAAGGAATCCGATTTCCCAAGGCCGCACAAGTGAGAGCGGAATGGTGGAGCATGTGGAAGCGGATTGCTGGCGGGCTCCAACGTGCCCAGCAACAGCAAATCTTTCAAGAAATCTCTCCTTATCTGCTGCCGCGTCTTCAGAAAAAGCGCGAAAAGCTGCCGCGGATTGGGCCGCAAGAAATTCGGGAGTATTGGCAACTCTTGGCAAGTTGCGAGCTCCTGCAGCCCGCCCAAAAGGCCGAACTGGGAGATGCGTTGCTCGCTCTGATCGCGCGGGGAAAGGCCACTCCATTGGAGCTTTGGTCACTCGGAAGGCTGGGCGCACGCCAGCCGATGTACGGGCCGCTAAATTGTGTTGTCCCCGCGACCAAAGCCAGCGACTGGGTTCGAACTCTCCTGGACCTCCGCTGGGACCATGCGGAGGCCTATGCGTTGGCCGTTTTGCAGCTCGCCCGACGCGTGGGCGATCGGGAGCGAGACCTACCCGAGGAACTTCGCGAGCAGGTTGCCCAGAAACTCCAGGCGGCGGCTAGGGACAAACGCATGGCCAAACTCGTGCGAGAAGTGCATCCGATCGAGCGCGCGGAGCGCGCCCGCATCCTGGACGAAACCTTGCCGATCGGCTTGGTGTGGCGCGATTCCCCAGCCGCTGAGTCCTAG